The Helicobacter ganmani nucleotide sequence TCCCATTTTTTTATAATCTTCTTTTTTGGCAAAAGAGGCATTTCCATAATCTTCTAAGCTTTTTTCATTATAAATAATAAAATAAACTATTAAAACAATTAAAGGCATAAGAGCAAAAAGAATGGTTAAATAAGCTTTAAATTTTAATTTGCCACTCGTTAAATTTTGAAGTAATAAAAGTCCTGTATGAAAAACATCTGTAAAATTAGGATTAAAAATATATTTTACAGAAGAAAAGAAAAGCACGATTCCAAGAACAATGCAAACAAACAACCCTAAGAGCCACTTTTGTAATGTTATTTTTTTATCCATTTTTGCTTACTCTCCTGTATTTTGATTTTTTAAAGAGATTGTGGATTTTGTCTTTTTTTAAAACTTTTTTATATTCTGTAAGAATGCTTTTAATTTCATTTATATTGCTAATAATGCTTTCTATTTGATTGTTTAAATCTTTTCCCGCATTAAGATGATAAGCGATTTGATTGATATTGTTTCCTATGCGGTGAATATTGTCAATGAAAGTTTTATTAAGCATAATCAAATAAGCAATATTTTTGCTTTCTTTAGAATCATCCTCCCTGAAATAACATTCTTTAATCATCTCTCTAATAATTGCATTTTTTGTAATACCCTTGCGATTCTTTAAGCTTTGTAGCATTTTTTGGTCGTCTTCATTGAGATAAAACCCTACTCTTGTGCTTTTAATTTCTTTTTCCATTTTGCTACTCTATGCTATTAATGTCTATTTCTTTGAGATTTAGAATCTCTGTAATTACTCTTTGATTCTGTATGCGTTTGATTTGAATAATATAATCAACGCCACTTGCAATGTAAGAATTAAGCATTTTGGTGTCGGGGTTTTGTATTCCACCTCCTAGTGTTACATTAATTCCAATAGCTTTGATTGCGTCCTTTGGAGTGTTTGCGTGTAGTGTGCTTAGATTCCCCTCGTGTCCTGTGTTTGAAGCCCTAAGGAAAGGCAAAGTATTTCTTGTATCAATTTCTCCTAGTAACAATCTATCGGGTCTTAACCTTAAGGCATTATCTATTGCCATTTTATAGCTGTATTTATTTGTTTCTACCTTTGGAACTGCGAGTTGCAAAATATTCTTATTTACAAGAGATAATTCTTGAGAATCCTCTATGGTTACAATTCTTTCATCGGGGTCTATTTCACTTGCTAAGGCATTTAAAAAGCTTGTTTTGCCTGTGCCTGTTCCTCCGCTAATTAAAATACTTTTGTGGTCTCTAACAAGTTGTTTAATCCTTTCATAATCCCAACCTTTTTGGGTGCAA carries:
- the mobC gene encoding plasmid mobilization relaxosome protein MobC, with protein sequence MEKEIKSTRVGFYLNEDDQKMLQSLKNRKGITKNAIIREMIKECYFREDDSKESKNIAYLIMLNKTFIDNIHRIGNNINQIAYHLNAGKDLNNQIESIISNINEIKSILTEYKKVLKKDKIHNLFKKSKYRRVSKNG
- a CDS encoding CpaF/VirB11 family protein; its protein translation is MTNIEMIKESQDISGILKTLLTYLDKYLDRAQNGNSNELIINREFEICLDKGSQWEYIQDEKLNIFFLDSFVKELATRRGLNFNKDNPTLSCELPAPYLRYRLQAQHESVLYNSKIGISIRIPSNQRFALENFVLSDNCTQKGWDYERIKQLVRDHKSILISGGTGTGKTSFLNALASEIDPDERIVTIEDSQELSLVNKNILQLAVPKVETNKYSYKMAIDNALRLRPDRLLLGEIDTRNTLPFLRASNTGHEGNLSTLHANTPKDAIKAIGINVTLGGGIQNPDTKMLNSYIASGVDYIIQIKRIQNQRVITEILNLKEIDINSIE